The Pigmentiphaga aceris DNA segment GAACTACAACGACGATGAGGCCGCGCCCGCAGCCCCGGCCGCCCCCGTCGCGCCGCAAGTTGGCGCACCGCGCTGACACAAATTCACATTGATCCTCAGACCCGACTGAACTGACACGTTACAGTCGGGGTCTGATAGAAAAATCCTGAAGGTTTGCGTCCATGAAATATTCTGACTATCGCGCGGCAGCCGCTCCGGCTGCCAAGCGTCCTGCCGCCCGCGGCTGGATGTTCCTGTTCACCTTGATGGCTGGTCTGGCAATTTCGCTGTCAGCCATGCAGGCTCACGCTCAGCAAGCCCCCGATGCGCTGGTCAAGCAGACCGTCGACGGCCTGCTGACCGCGATCAAGGCCGATGCCGACATCCAGAACGGCAATGCGCCCAAGCTCTTGCAGCTGGTCGACAAGCAGATTCTGCCGAACGTCAATTTCGAGAAGACCACGCAATTGGCGGCCGGCCGTCACTGGCGTGATGCCACGGCCGAACAGAAGCAAGCGCTGATCAAGGAATTCCGCGCAACGCTGGTTCGTACGTACAGCGGTGCCGTCTCGGCCGTTCGTCCGCAGACCACCGTGACGATGCTGCCCTTCCGTGCCCAGCCGGCTGACACCGACGTGGTGGTTCGTACCACCATCAATCAGCCCAACGGCGAGCCGATCCAGGTTGATTACCGTCTGGAGAAGATGCAGAACAACGCCTGGAAGATTTACGACGTGAACGTGTTGGGTGTCTGGTTGATCCAGAATTACCGTAACCAGTTCTCGCAGGAAATCTCGCAAAAGGGCTTCGACGGTCTGATCAAGACGCTGGCCGATCGCAATCGCCAGTCGGGTCTGTAATCAGAACCTTCAGGCCAGCAGTCTTAGGTCGAAAGTCTTAAGCCTGATAGTCTGAATCGACGCCGGCCCTGCGCTGGCGTCGCAGGCGGCCCACGCTGCCACCCCTCATTCCCGGCCCGATCTACCTTTCACAAGGTAGATCGGGCCGCGGCGCTTATAATCGTCAATCCTCCGCTCCCCCACCGATTCGTCGTTCCGCCTTTTTGTTGCGGTCAGGCGTCGGCCCCCCATGCAAGCTGCTGTCTGTATCGAGCACGTCTCCAAGGTCTATACCTCGCGTCCGTCCCTGTGGTCGCGGCTGAGACAAAGTACCCCGGCTCCCGGTTTTCAGGCTCTCGATGATGTCAGCCTGACCATCCAGCCCGGCGAATTCTTCGGTCTGCTCGGGCCAAACGGGGCGGGAAAGACCTCGCTTATCTCTATTCTTGCCGGCCTGGCGCGTCCGACGGCCGGGCGTGTGCGCATCTGCGGTCACGACGTGGTCGACGGTTTTCGCGACGCCCGCCGCGCCCTGGGCGTGGTGCCACAGGAACTGGTGTTCGATCCGTTCTTCACGGTGCGTGAAACGCTGCGTATCCAGTCTGGTTACTTCGGCCTGCACAAGAACGACGATTGGATCGACGAAATCCTGGTGAACCTGGACTTGCAGGACAAGGCCAACGTGAACACCCGCGCCTTGTCGGGCGGCATGAAGCGTCGTGTGCTGGTGGCGCAGGCGCTGGTGCATCGCCCGCCGGTCATCGTGCTGGACGAGCCCACGGCGGGCGTCGACGTCGATCTGCGCCGTACTTTGTGGCAATTCATTTCGCGTCTGAACAAGCAAGGTCACACGATCTTGCTGACCACGCACTATCTGGAAGAAGCCGAAGCCCTGTGCGGGCGTATTGCGATGCTCAAGCGTGGCAAGATCGTGGCGCTCGACACCACGGCGGCCTTGCTTGCCAATGTAGGCGGTGCGCGCATGACGCTGCGGCTGGCACATGGCTGGCCGGCTGGCCGCAATGCCGCGCTGGATGCCCGAGTGCTGGAACACGACGGTTCGCGTACCAGCTTGCGCCTGGACTCCGTGGACGAGCTTGAAATCCTGCTGGCCCAGGTGCGGGCGGCGGGCGGCATCATTGAAGATATCGAGGTCCAACGTGCCGACCTTGAAGAAGCATTCGTAGGAATCATGAACAACGTCACGCCGTCTGCCGCGCGCTTCCCGGAGTGTGCGTAATGGCTACTTCTTCCAACCCGACTTCAAGCAAACCCACTTCCCTGCAATCGGCCGATGCCGGTTCCGCACCCATGATCGCCAGCCCGAACGCGGGCGGCTCGGGTTTCCGCACGCTGTTCTACAAGGAAATGCTGCGCTTCTGGAAGGTGGGTTTCCAGACGGTGACTGCACCGGTCATCACGGCCTTGCTGTACCTGCTGATCTTCGCGCACGTGCTGGAAGGCCGTGTCACCGTCTACGGTGAAATCGGCTACACCGCCTTCCTGGTGCCCGGGCTGGTGATGATGAGCCTGTTGCAGAACGCGTTCTCCAATGCCTCGTCTTCGCTGATCCAGAGCCGCATCACCGGCAATCTGGTGTTCATGCTGCTGCCGCCGATCACCCACTGGCAGATGTTCAGCGCCTATGTGCTGGCGTCCGTGGCACGTGGCCTGGCGGTGGGGCTGGGCGTGTTCCTGGTGACGCTGTTCTTTGTGCGCATCAACATCCAGGCACCGCTGTGGATCATCGTGTTTGCGGTGCTGGGCAGTGCCTTGTTGGGCACGCTGGGCCTGATCGCCGGCATCTGGGCTGAAAAGTTCGATCAGCTGGCCGCATTCCAGAACTTCCTGATCATGCCGGCAACCTTCCTGTCCGGTGTGTTCTACTCCATTCATTCCCTGCCGACGTTCTGGCAGCAGGTCTCGCACTGGAACCCGTTCTTCTACACGATCGACGGTTTCCGCTACGGTTTCTTCGGTACCGCAGACGTTTCTCCCTGGCACAGCCTCGCGGTGGTGCTGGGCAGCTTCCTGCTGCTGGCAGTGATCGCGCTGCGTCTGCTCGCCTCCGGCTACAAGCTTCGTCACTGAACTCCTGTCACTGACTTTCTCGTCACTGCAACTGCTGTCACTGAAACTGCCATGAGCACGCCATATCCCACGCCTGACCAGGTCAGGCAATACATCGCCGACGGCCTGTCCTGTGAACACCTCGACGTCGACGGCGATGGCCAGCATTTCCAGGCCACCATCGTCAGCAGCGCCTTCGAAGGCAAGCGCCTGATCCAGCGCCATCAACTGGTCTACGCCGCGCTGGGTGACCGCATGCGCGCTGAAATCCATGCGCTGTCGATGCGCACCCTGACCCCGGCCGAGTTCCAGGCGAAAGCCTGATGGCAACCGGCTTGCGCGCTTTGGCCGGCCCGGTCAACGTCGGCCTTGCGGTCGATGACATGACCTCGGTGAAGCGCATTTCTCTTCTTGATCGTGGGTACGAACGCACGAATGCCCCGCGCTTGCAGGCAGGCGCAGGCATCTGCCGTGTTACCCAGACCGGAGCCCCGGCATGAGCAGTCCCCTGAATAGCGCCGTCAGCGGCGCACCGATCACGCTGGCCCTGTCCAAGGGCCGGATCTTCGACGAAACCCTGCCGCTGCTCGACGCAGCCGGCATCACGGTGACCGAAAGCCCGGAAACCTCGCGCAAGCTGATTCTGCCGACCAGCGATCCTGGCCTGCGCATCATCATTGTTCGCGCGTCCGACGTCCCCACCTATGTTCAGTACGGCGCGGCCGATCTGGGCGTGGCCGGCAAAGACGTGCTGGACGAACACGTGATCGAGCACCCTGGTGGCCTGTATCAGCCGATCGACCTGAACATCGGCAAGTGCCGCCTGTGCGTGGCTGCGCCGGTGGGCTTCGATTACGAAAACGCCGTGCGCCGTGGCGCGCGCCTGCGCATCGCCACCAAGTACGTGGAAGCAGCACGCCAGCACTTTGCCGCCAAGGGCGTGCACGTGGACTTGATCAAGCTGTATGGCTCGATGGAGCTGGCACCGCTGGTCGGACTGGCCGATGCGATTGTCGATCTGGTGTCGACAGGCGGTACCCTGCGTGCGAATAATCTGACGGTGGTCGAAGACATCGTGGATATCTCCTCGCGCCTGGTGGTCAATCAGGCGGCGCTCAAGACGCGGCGACACCAATTGCAGCCTTTGCTCGACGCGTTTTCGCGCGCCAGCCAGGCCAGCGCCTGAGTGTGCGCCCCAGCCTGAACTTGAGTCTGAACTTGAGGCTAAATATCCGGGCGCAGCCCAGTGGCTGCGCCGCCTGCACCCCATTTCGTCAAGGCCGATCATGTCTCTGATCAATCGACTGGACACCCGCAGTCCTGAATTCCGGGCGCAATTGACCGCATTGCTGGCCTTCGAAGCCGGCGAAGACGCCGCCATCGAGCGTACCGTTGCCGACATCCTGACCGACGTGCGCACCCGCGGTGACGCCGCCGTGCTGGAATACACGCGCCGTTTCGACCGTCACCAGCCCGCCGACATCACCGCGCTGGAAATTCCGCGCAGCGAATGGCTGGCGGCACTGGATGCCTTGCCCGCCGCCCAGCGCGACGCGCTGGAAGCCGCCGCCGCGCGCATCCGCAGCTATCACGAACACCAGCGCGCCGAGACCTGGACCTACACCGAGGCCGACGGCACGGTGCTGGGCCAGAAGGTCACGCCGCTGGACCGCGTGGGCCTGTATGTGCCCGGTGGCAAGGCTGCTTATCCGTCGTCGCTGCTGATGAACGCGATCCCGGCCAAGGTGGCGGGTGTGCAGGAAATCGTCATGGTCACGCCCACGCCCGATGGCACGCGTAACCAGATGGTGTTGGCTGCTGCCGCCATTGCGGGCGTCGACCGTGCCATCGCTATTGGCGGCGCACAAGGCGTGGCGGCACTGGCCTACGGCACCGCCACTATCCCGGCCGTCGATAAGATCGTCGGCCCCGGCAATGCGTTTGTGGCGGCCGCCAAGCGCCGCGTGTACGGCACGGTCGGCATCGACATGATCGCCGGCCCCAGCGAAATCCTGGTGATCTGTGACGGCCACACGCCGGCCGACTGGATCGCCATGGACTTGTTCTCGCAGGCCGAGCACGACGAATTGGCCCAAGCCATTCTGCTGTGCCCGGACGCCGACTACCTGGCCGAGGTCGAGTCCTCGATTGCACGTCTGCTGCCGACCATGCCGCGCGCCGACATCATCCGTACCAGCCTGGCCAATCGCGGCGCGCTGATTCAGGTGCGTGACCTGGATGAAGCTTGCGAGATCGCCAACAACATCGCGGCCGAGCACCTGGAAATTTCCACCCGCGAACCCGAGCGCTGGGCTGACAAGATCCGCCATGCCGGCGCGATTTTCATGGGTCGCTACAGCTCGGAATCGCTGGGCGACTACTGTGCAGGCCCGAATCACGTGCTGCCGACTTCGCGCACCGCACGGTTCTCGTCGCCGCTGGGCGTCTATGATTTCCAGAAGCGTTCCAGCCTGATCCAGGTGTCCGCCCAGGGTGCCCAGACGCTGGGCAAACTGGCTGCCGAACTGGCTTACGGCGAGGGCCTGGCTGCCCATGCTCGCAGCGCCGAATACCGGCTCGATACCGGTGCTGACGCCACCACCACCGATTCCACCGCTGTTTCTACCGACACTTCCCGGACCTGACGATGCGTACTGCCGAGATCACCCGCAATACCAACGAGACCAAGATCCGCGTCGCGATCAATCTCGATGGCACCGGCCGCCAGACCCTGGCCACCGGTGTGCCTTTCCTCGACCACATGCTTGACCAGATCGCCCGTCACGGCATGATCGACCTCGACATCCATGCGGACGGCGATCTCCACATCGACTCGCACCACACGGTGGAAGATGTCGGCATCACGCTGGGCATGGCGTTTGCCAAAGCGGTTGGCGACAAGGCCGGTCTGCGTCGTTACGGCCACGCCTATGTGCCGCTGGACGAAGCGCTGTCGCGCGTCGTGGTCGATTTCTCGGGCCGTCCGGGTCTGGAATTCCACGTGCCCTTCACTCGCGCCATGATCGGCCAGTTCGACGTCGATCTGACGCAGGAATTCTTCCGTGGCTTCGTGAATCACGCGCAGGTCACCCTGCACATCGATAACCTGCGCGGCGTGAATGCCCACCACCAGTGCGAAACCGTGTTCAAGGCCTTCGGCCGCGCGCTTCGCATGGCGGTGGAAGTCGATCCGCGTGCCGGCAACACCATTCCCTCGACCAAGGGAGTTCTGTAATGACCGTTGTTGCCATCGTCGATTACGGCATGGGCAATCTGCGCTCGGTGGCGCGTGCCATCGAGCACGTGGCGCCGGAAGCGCGTGTACAGATCACGGGCAACGTGGCCGACTTGGCCGCCGCCGATCGAATCGTGTTCCCGGGGCAGGGTGCCATGCGCGACTGCATGCGCCACCTGGACGAATCCGGACTGCGCGAAGCGGTCATGACGGCTGCGCGCAACAAGCCCTTGCTGGGCGTGTGCGTCGGGGAACAGATGCTGTTTGATCGCAGTGAAGAAGGCCCGACCGATGGTCTGGGTATTTTCCCCGGTGAAGTGCGCCGTTTCGCTGGCGAATCCTTCGAAGGCACCGAGCGCCTGAAAGTCCCGCAGATGGGATGGAACCGCGTGCGTCAGACGCAGTCCCACCCCTTGTGGGCCGGCGTGCCGGACAATGCCTACTTCTATTTCGTGCACAGTTATTACGCCGCACCGACCGATCCGGCCCTGACCGCCGGAGAAACCGATTACGGCCTTGCCTTTACCTGCGCGGTAGCCAGGGATAACATCTTCGCGACCCAGTTCCATCCTGAGAAGAGTGCCGCACTGGGTCTTCAGATCTACCGCAACTTCGTGCACTGGAACCCCTGACCGGTTTTCGGCCAGGGTCCCCAACCGTTTTCACTGATTCACCATGCTCCTCATTCCCGCGATTGATCTCAAGGACGGCCGCTGCGTGCGTTTGCGCCAGGGCGATCTCGACGACGCTACCGTTTTCTCGGAAGACCCCGCTGCCATGGCAGAACTGTGGCTGTCGCGCGGTGCGCGCCGGCTTCATCTGGTCGATCTGAATGGTGCGGTTGCAGGCAAGCCGCTGAACCAGGCCTCGATCAAGGCCATCGTGGCCGCGGTCGGCGACGACATCCCGGTGCAGATCGGCGGCGGTATCCGTGACCTGGACACCATCGAGCGTTATCTGGACGGCGGTATCTCCTACGTCATCATCGGCACCGCTGCAGTGAAGAACCCCGGTTTCCTGCATGACGCCTGCAGCGCCTTCCCCGGCCAGATCATCGTCGGCCTGGACGCCAAGGACGGCAAGGTTGCTACTGACGGCTGGAGCAAGCTCACCGGCCACGACGTGGTCGACCTGGGCAAGAAGTTCGAAGACTACGGCTGCAACGAGATCATCTACACCGACATCGGCCGTGACGGCATGCTCTCGGGCGTGAACATCGAAGCCACGGTTCGCCTGGCCCAGCACGTGCGTATCCCCGTGATCGCCTCGGGCGGCATTGCCGACCTGCGCGACATCGACAACCTGTGCGCCGTCGAAGACGAAGGCGTGTCGGGCGCGATTCTGGGCCGCAGCATCTACGAAGGCACGCTGGACTTCGTCGCCGCACAAGCGCGCGCCGACGAACTGAGGCCCGCATGACGGCTGTGGCAGACACGTCGGCCGCCAAGGCCGGCAATCGCGGCGGCCTGACCCGCCGCATCATCCCCTGCCTGGATGTGACCGCAGGCCGGGTGGTGAAGGGCGTCAACTTCGTCAACCTGATGGACGCAGGCGACCCGGTCGAAGTCGCTCGTCGTTACGACGCGCAAGGTGCCGATGAACTCACCTTCCTCGACATCACCGCCACCAGCGACCAGCGCGACATCATCCTGTCGGTGATCGAACAGGTGGCTTCGCAGGTCTTCATTCCGCTGACCGTGGGCGGTGGTGTGCGTCAGCTGGCAGACGTTCGTCGCCTGCTGAATGCCGGTGCCGACAAGATTTCAGTCAACACGTCTGCGGTGAACAACCCGGACCTGGTCGGCGAAATTTCGGGCTACTTCGGTTCGCAGTGCCTGGTCGTCGCCATCGACGCCAAGCGCGTGTCTGCCGATGGCGAAACCCCGCGCTGGGAAGTGTTCACGCACGGTGGCCGTAACCGCACCGGGCTGGATGCCATCGAATGGGCAGCCCGCATGGCCTCGCTCGGCGCAGGCGAAATCCTGCTGACCAGCATGGACCGCGACGGCACCAAGTCGGGCTTCGACCTGGCGCTGACGCGTGGCGTGTCCCAAGCCGTGCCGATTCCGGTGATCGCGTCCGGTGGCGTGGGTTCGCTCGACGATCTGGCCAATGGCGTGATCGACGGTCGTGCCGACGCCGTGCTGGCCGCCAGCATCTTCCACTACGGCCAACATACCGTGCAGGAAGCCAAGCGCCACATGGCGGCACGCGGCATTGCCGTGCGCCTGGACGACTGATGGATACCACCAGCAGCGCCGATACCGGCGAGTGGCTCGACAGCATTCTGTATGACGAGAATGGCTTGGTGCCCGCCATCGCCCAGGAAGTCCTGACCAACAAGGTGGTGATGTTCGCGTTCATGAATCGCGAATCGCTGGCCGAAACGCTGGCCACCGGCAACGCCACTTACTGGTCGCGTTCGCGCAAGCGCCTGTGGCGCAAGGGCGAAGAGTCGGGTCACGTGCAGAAAGTGCGCGAAGTCCGGCTCGATTGCGACGGTGACGTGGTCTTGCTGCGCATCGAACAGATTGGCGGCATTGCCTGTCATACGGGGCGCGAGCGCTGCTTCTACCGGAAGCTGCAGACCGTCGACGGCCAGACCACCTGGGTCACCACCGACCCGGTCCTCAAAGACCCCGAACACATCTACAAATGAGCCAATCCCCGCTTGACCTGGGCACCGTGCTGGCACGGGTTGCCGATACGCTTGAGTCGCGTCGTGGTGCCGATCCCAGCACGTCCTACGTGGCGAAGCTGCTGGCCAAGGCACCCGATTCGATCCTGAAGAAGATCGGTGAAGAAGCCACTGAAACGGTCATGGCCGCCAAAGACGGCGAGACCGACAAAATCGTGTCGGAAACCGCCGACCTGTGGTTTCACTGTCTCGTCATGCTGACCCATTATGGTCTGCGTCCCGAACAGGTTCTGGAAGAATTGGCACGCCGCGAAGGTTTGTCGGGCCTGACTGAAAAAGCTGCGCGCGGTCCTGATGGAGCGCGTGCTCAACCGGCACAAGGAGTGTGATGAGTCACGCGGATTGCATTTTCTGCAAGATCATCGAGGGCAAGATTCCCTCGAAGAAAGTCCATGAAGACGAGGAGTTCCTGGCCTTTCACGACATCAACCCCGCCGCCCCGGTGCATTTTCTGGTGATCCCCAAGCGTCACATCGAATCGATGCAGACGCTTGCGCCCGAGGATGGACCGCTGTTGGGTAGAATGATGTCGCTGATTCCGCGCCTGGCGTCGGAGCAGGGATGTCGCCCGGGGCCGGAAGGTGGCTTCCGGCTTATTGCCAATAGCGGCAAAGAAGGCGGCCAGGAAGTCGGACACCTGCATTTCCATGTGCTGGGCGGTCCGCGTCCCTGGAAGATCTGAACCAACATTTGCCGTCGGCGCAGCCGGCGGGACACACGTTTATCGCCGCAAGGCACGGAGTTTGAAATGGGTAGCTTCAGCATCTGGCACTGGCTCATCGTCCTTCTGGTCGTGGTCCTGATTTTCGGCACCAAGAAACTGAAGAATCTGGGTTCCGACCTGGGGGGCGCGGTCAAGGGCTTCAAGGACGGCGTGAAAGAAGGCGGCGATTCGGTTTCGCCCGCAGGTTCGACGGTCGACTCCAAGCGTGTCGCTGGCGAGACCATTGACGTCGAGGCCAAGGAAAAGACCCCGCGTTGATCGGGTTGGCGTGCCCGCATACGCGCGGCGCGCCTGCCTTTTGCCCGCCTGGGCACGATTCAGGTGTTTTTTCCGTTCTAGTCTTTATCGGCGCGCTGCATGTTTGATGTCGGATTTTCCGAGCTGATGGTGGTTGGTGTCGTGGCCCTGGTGGTCATCGGCCCTGAACGCCTGCCCAAAGTGGCGAAAACAGTGGGCCACCTGCTCGGCCGTGCGCAGCGTTACGTCAGCGACGTGAAGGGCGACATTCAGCGCGAATTCGAGCTGGATGAGTTGCGCAAGATGCGCACCGAGATGGAAGCCACCGCGCGTTCCTTCGAAACCAGCGTGGCGACCGGGGTCAATGATTTCCAGTCCAAGGTCGAAGACACGGCTCGCTCCATCGAGTCCTCGGTCAACGATCTGGGCAAGGATGGCACGGTCACGACCGATGCCAGTTCGATTGGTGAAGTGGTGCCGCGCCCCGAGCTGCATGAGCCGGCACCCACCATCCATTCGCCTGCAAGCGTATCTGCATCGCACGCATCGCCTGCCTCGCACAGCCTGCCACCCGTCGTCCCCGGCACTTCGCATGCCTTGCCCGCGCGCGCCAGTGCGGCCGACGTCATGGCACGCGCGCTGCGCGACCGCACTGCAATCGGCCCGGATCGCTTGTCCTGAGTTTGTCCTACGTTCGTCCTGATACCTACATCCCGATCCGTTTTTTCGATCTCGCCTTTTTCGATCTCGCTTCGCAACCCCTGACCCCTGGACGGCCGTGAGCCAAGAAGATAGTTTCATTTCGCATCTGGTCGAACTCCGGTCCCGCTTGATCAAAGCCGTGGGCGCGGTGGTTGCCGTATTCATCGTGCTCTTCATCTGGCCGGGCGCATCGTTCATCTACGACTTGCTGGCTGCCCCGATGCTGGCCACCTTGCCGCCAGGCACCCGCATGATCGCCACCGGGGTGATCACGCCGTTCATGGTGCCGGTCAAGGTGACCATGCTGGCCGCTTTCGTGATCTCACTGCCTGTGGTGCTGTATCAGGCCTGGGCCTTTGTGGCCCCCGGCCTGTATCTGCATGAAAAGCGCCTGGCGATGCCGCTGATCATCTCCAGCACGCTGCTGTTCATCGCAGGCATGGGCTTTTGCTACTTCTTCGTATTCAAGACGGTTTTCCACTTCATTTCTGAATTCGCGCCACAGTCGATCACGCCGGCACCGGACATCGAGGCCTATCTGGGCTTCGTAATGACCATGTTCCTGGCGTTCGGCATCACTTTCGAGGTGCCGGTGGCCGTGGTGTTGCTGCTGAAAACCGGTCTGGTGACGCTGGAAAAACTGCGCGCTGCGCGGGGCTACGTCATCGTGGGTGCCTTCATCATTGCCGCGGTCGTTACCCCGCCCGACATCGTCAGCCAGTTCATGCTGGCCGTGCCGCTGGTGCTGCTGTACGAGCTGGGTCTGTTGATCGGCCGCTTCATCGAGCCGCGAGACAGGGAAAGCGACAGTACCGACATCTCGAAAGAAGGCTGATAAGTCTGATATCGTCGCCCACCGCAGCGCCTGATCGATGACAGGCGCTGCCAGTACGTACTACGCACACGACACAAACCCGATCAGCACACGATAAAAGCGCGACAAGACGCGCGCGCCTCAACAGGAGAGCCTCATGTACCACCTACCCAAGCTGGCCGTCGGGCTTGCGCTCGTCGCCACCGCCTTTGCCGCACACGCTGACATCAAGGTCGGCGTGGTCCTGTCGGCAACCGGCCCGGCCGCGTCGCTCGGCATCCCCGAGAAGAATGTATTCGCGCTGCTGCCCACCACCATCGGTGGCGAGAAAGTCGAATACATCATTCTCGACGACGCGACCGACACCACCACGGCCGTCAAGAACATCCGCAAGCTGACCAGCGAAGACAAGGTTGACGTGGTGATCGGTTCGACCGTCACGCCCAGCTCGCTGGCCATGACCGACGTGGCTGCCGAAACCGGCACGCCGCTGATCTCGATGGCTGCATCGGCTGTCATCGTGCAGCCCGCCGAAGGCAACAAGCGCTGGGCCTTCAAGACCCCGCAAAATGATGCGCAGATGGCCAGCGCGATTGTCGAACACATGAAGGCCGGCGGCGTGAAGACCGTTGGTTTCATCGGC contains these protein-coding regions:
- the tatB gene encoding Sec-independent protein translocase protein TatB, with product MFDVGFSELMVVGVVALVVIGPERLPKVAKTVGHLLGRAQRYVSDVKGDIQREFELDELRKMRTEMEATARSFETSVATGVNDFQSKVEDTARSIESSVNDLGKDGTVTTDASSIGEVVPRPELHEPAPTIHSPASVSASHASPASHSLPPVVPGTSHALPARASAADVMARALRDRTAIGPDRLS
- the tatC gene encoding twin-arginine translocase subunit TatC, which codes for MSQEDSFISHLVELRSRLIKAVGAVVAVFIVLFIWPGASFIYDLLAAPMLATLPPGTRMIATGVITPFMVPVKVTMLAAFVISLPVVLYQAWAFVAPGLYLHEKRLAMPLIISSTLLFIAGMGFCYFFVFKTVFHFISEFAPQSITPAPDIEAYLGFVMTMFLAFGITFEVPVAVVLLLKTGLVTLEKLRAARGYVIVGAFIIAAVVTPPDIVSQFMLAVPLVLLYELGLLIGRFIEPRDRESDSTDISKEG